The Paramisgurnus dabryanus chromosome 24, PD_genome_1.1, whole genome shotgun sequence genome contains the following window.
CAGTGGTAAGATTTCTCTCctgtgtgaactctctgatgggtCTTCAAGGCATCTGATCGAGCAAACGTCTTCTCACATTGAGAACATTTATGAAGtctttcacctgtatgagttctctggtgcATTAGAAAGTTGGACTGTTGACTAAAACTCTTCTCACAGACATTACAGAaataaggtttctctccggtgtgaacTCGCAGATGAACTTTGATAGAATGTGAATCAGTGAAGCGCTTTCCACATTgagagcagacgtaaggtttctctccagtgtgaattctctcgTGGATTTTTAAGGAATATGATCGTACAAACGTCTTCTCAcaatgagagcatttgtaaggtctttcacctgtatgagttctctggtgtgACACTAAATTGGCATGTTGATTAAAACTTTTCCCACAAACATTGCAgttgtaaggtttctctccggtATGAACTCTCAGATGAATCCTCAAATGAGATGGATCAAagaagctctttccacattgagagcagacgtaaggtttctcttCACTGTGAATTCTCTCATGGGCTTTTAAGTTATTTGACTGAGCAAACGTCTTcccacactgagagcatttgtaaggtctttcacctgtatgaatttgcTGGTGCCTTACTAAATTGTCACGTTgtctaaaactcttcccacaaacattacagtggtaaggtttctctccggtgtgaactctctgatgggttTTCAGGACATTTGATCGAGCAAAAgtcttctcacactgagagcatttgtaaggtctttcacctgtatgagttctctggtgtgAAACTAAATTGGCATGTTgtttaaaactcttcccacagatgGTACAGATGTAAAGTTTCTCTCTAGTATGACTACTCTCATGGGCTATAAGACTGTATTGAAGACTAAAACGtttatcacagtgtgaacaTTGATAGTGTTTTTCTTCAGAGTGAATATTCTTGTGTAATTTTAATGAACCTGAATCCCTAAATTTTTTGTCACATTGACTGCACTGATACGGTCTCTCTTTAGTGTGTAAACGCATGTGTCTCTTTAGATCGCCTTGTTGTCTGAATCTCTTCTCACATTGAGGACActtgtaaggtttttctcctgtATGAATTCTCCGATGAACAACAAGATATCCATTGGTGCTGAAACATTTGCCACATTGAGTGCagttgaaaggtttttcaccactgtgtgtcctcatgtgaATGTTCAGATTAGAAGAAGAGACACAAATCTTCCCACACTGCTCACATTGaaactgcttcttcttcttcttcttcttcctgtCTGTGTGctcttctgaatgaagtttcttctcttgtatggtagtaaagctgatctcagatctggtgaagagtttctgttctgtgtgttttctctcatgtctctctaaatgtctctgtgagctgaatgtctttccacaggtgatgcaggaaagagtttgtgctgTCCATCGCTCTTCTGAATATGGTTcactcttcacatctgaaagaaataTAAAGAATTAAATTATCTtttcatttttatctacataaagAAGGATGAATTGAGATTCTGTTGCCATCTCTCAACACCAAGAATGCCAAGTTCAGACTTGCATCCTTTTGTAGTTCAGACTTGCAAGATCAGCCTCAGAAGAACAAACTCCTGAGGATGTGATGACGCAAGTccagatattttgaaaaatgaaacCATAAACGTTGATTTGTCACTCAGTCCaactaataaaaaatgtagTGATCGAGCAgaagttaaactagccatgatcaAACCGCTTGATGCAAAGCACACACTTGGGCTTTTTAACGTCATGCGAAATAAGGCTGGCTGCCAACGCAATGAACTGGCATCCGCAATGGATCTGATATCGGAACTGCAAACACAGAACCTCTCTAATTGAAGCCTGCAAGCTAAGCAGCcgctatgaaaaccagccattttgttacattttttgcCACTCCAACAGGAGTCCGGCGtggtcacgtggaaaagtgatgtcaatgcataccctctatacACAGGGATGGAGACCAGACGCCGTTTTTTAGGGAACAGATTAATATGTAATCTTAAATTCTggcagagccgtagttcactgaaaaactaaaaaatatattgcatTCATAATCGCAGGCGATTCGTAACAACTTTTCTAAACTGAAAAAACTAATtgattcaatttactcaattttttaaggttagTGGTTTCAATCAATTTAttaaagctacatttaaacaaaagttttttgttttgcatttctattttttttgtttaaatgtaccttaaaggaacacgcccagattttgggaatttagcttattcaccgtattccccagagttagataagtccatacatacctttctcatctctttgtgtgctgtaactctgtctgatgcagcccccgctagcttagcttagcacaaagtctggaagtaaatggcttcaGCTAGCAAACTACTcacaataagtgacaaaataacgtgaacattttcctatttatgtgttgtgatttgtatagtcacaccgtgtacaaataacaaggtgatatgagacacagtgATCtgttaacagtatacatactgggaactatattctcaaaaGACGAGGCACTGCTactgggcggagtgatttgcacaactctgaccgaatctctgctcctcaccaggggcttcTCGGGTACTGCGatcaaatcactccgcccacgtagcagtgcttcgccttctgaaaatatagttcccagtatgtatactgttaaaagatagctgtgtctcatatcaccttgttttttgtacacggtgtgactacaaatcacaacacataaataggaaaatgttcacgttattttgtcacttattgtgAGTAGTTTGCTAGCtgaagccatttacttccagactttgtgctaagctaagctagcgggggctgcatcagacagagttacagcacacacagagatgagaaaggtatgtatggacttatctaactctggggaatacggtgaataagctaaattcccaaaactgggcgtgttcctttaaaaaaaatgattgcaaccactaaccttaaaaaattgagtaaattgaatgaatattttttttcagtgtacggctctgtgtagtaaatgccgctccatctgaaagcagctgatggcgatttattactaatcaaggaactggCTTCACTGACAAGATGCACGTgcatgcgattaattgtgcaacCCCGAGGCATAATGAATAACAACAATACATTATAAATACaaattataaaacgggcagttctggttcttcattctgattggttgaaacgcgttctaagccgtgataaaatacaccggtaacctcacggttcagaccacattacataagtatcactgcgccactgttactgcgtattgatttatgaaaataaacaccacagtcttaaatcatatttttaatttgtctaaaattgcacaattaatggcgatatccagacgaatgtcaataaatattgttgagtcatctcgtcgataaagagaaaacgttgtctgaggattttacaactcaagttcatacgtccactattatccactgggtggcgatcttacccaacttaaacactgacgcattcactgaaaacaccgtgtagtactgttcatggctccgtctgaatctgatctcttactaaagttcttcacaaaaatggaattatctccgcttttaataaaaaaatttgagaggtgataagagatcaaatgaaggtaggatgaaacgtttttttgtttgtttttgtttcaaagcggatggtctgttctttcattttgatattttatgtttatataaagaagataattttctggaaggcattaaactaaaactgggtggcaactttaaaaaaaaaaaaaacgctgacggggaaagagttcagcatgcttccaagcatatttgatcatcacttcaacagttgcacgatataaatgttaatgtataaattagatgaatggtgatttataaaataaacaccacagtcttaaatcatattttcattgtgtctttgctgtgtctgtgttggttgggtactgcgctctgtttcagtcacacttgattctgaggaactactttgtttggcggaagagtaatatttgtactaatataattacaacttttttgggttttattttataaaatcccgctaacgttaggCATATGAaataaccgttttataaacgcaataaacccctcgaagcgttgggttaccagtgcattttataacagctaaggcgGTTTAGGCACTCCGcgaacaacgccccttagctgttataaaatgcactggtaacccactgcttctcggggtttattgctttaatataCAGTTATTAAATAGGGTATAAGATATAAAAAGAGTATGCCACGTTAAAAGAACATCAGGATTTAGGTTGATTGAATGTTTGATTTTTGGTGGTAAGTTGTTCATTTAGAATAATCGATTAATCAATAAAATAGTCTCATCGCAGCCCTAATCATAAATCCGTGCCAATATGGGAGAtaagctcattccagcgcaagaggCTTTATTCTAATATTCatagtgaaataaataaattaatgcaaataaatgaCACAATAAACAACTATGcatattttgcatgttttttGCAATGAGCATATGGAGACaagatttaaataataatgtataCATTCCTGAAGGAATAAAATCATTACCACCATTATGATTGTCTACATAATCatcttctgtgggttcagttttgatcttcatcatgaggttcctgcagtcgatgagtttgactgaacacatcttgagattggtctgcaggatctgctgctgttctccagcgttacagacagaatccagagactctgtggaggtttgatcagtAGATTCATCATCCTGTAAACCCTCATCAGTTTCTTCTGATTTACAGCAAATCACATCCATCTCTTCATTAACACTAAAAAACACTTGAGGATACACAAACGCGTCACACGCGAGCTCTCATTTTCTTTAGTGGGTTTATCGGCGGACTATAagagctgcagcgcctcctgctgtactggagagagaagACGCTCAACACttcattcatttcattcattacacaaacatttttgTGTTGCTTCTTTATGCTATCATAAAAGCTCTCACAATGATGATTTTTTAACAAAGGTTGTTTCAGTGTCAGTGGACATATATAAGAATAGTGTCCGTATCGGTTAGTGTATGTCAGTGAATAGTCTCTGTGTGACTTAGTATCCAAAAAACTAGCATGTGCTTGTTAGtagaaaaaatatgaaatataaagaaaaaacatgaTGTGTAAAGAATAACAGGAAAACATCTGTTTtggttttaaatttttttgtattttattacttttaattttgaaaatgtaattaCCATAAATTGTCCCTATGTCTCTTGAGTGCATTATACGTtgtacaataataaaaaaaaaacaatgaaaacaatAATTGGATGTTTTACTAGATATTCTCAAATGAGaaaatgggggggggggcattttcagaatatttatgtataataaaaaattaagaaatagTGAAAGATAGATGGGTCcattttattagttttaaaGCAGAGTACTtgtacttgagtacatttttagTGTtgtatctgtacttttactccACTATTTTCTCTCAACCTGCCGTCACTATATTTTCTGCTTATTTGTTCCTGTCAGTTTTGATTGGTTAAAGagaatcatcagtccagttatTCCTGTCTAGTGATTTGTCAACCAGTaaagattttggactatcgtttcgGCTCCGCGCCCACGTCACTTTTCTGTGCGCGTGGCCATGAAAACTTTTGTTtctacacgtatttaagcaccgCCGTTTTAAGCTATTTAAACACAACAGTGCTATGTGCGCGTGCCTTTTCTGTGTGAGAGGAGCGCGCACGTATCCGCTGCTCATTAAGCTCGTGCGCATTTTTTGCCGCTTTTTTGGCCTTAAAaacacatatgcgtcaaaatttcTGTCTTTGCTGGTATCCTCATAAACGGGACCATGCAGGGCTTAAGAGAAACAACTGAAAGAGAAAACGCATTTGGAACGTTGTCTTAAAGAGCAttttaatcaaacagcattgaaaatctctcactgctcttgactaaatcaCTTTTTCTACCTTTAATAAGAGATTATATAtgatatatatacatatactatTTACTATTCCCATTCTTTCATGACTGACTATGTTCAGTAAGcttaagttttgtttttgtttatcttCTTTTTATGCTTTCTATACTTTTGTTTAAGGTTTTTctgagaattatttaaattctaTGGCAATTCAATAAAActgttattatattattttgtttttactgAAAAATTACCATAAAAGAGAATCACACTGATATAAAGCTACATTTTAACTCGCATGGTTTAACAGTCACAGCATAATACTCAATACTCACTACtcttgagtacttttaaaggGGCTAATTTTTACTTGTAGTTTGAGTGGTATTTAGgggaaaaaatgttttaaagaacTGTGTACACATACACTATAAAaaatttcaacttaaaaaacaaacattttcaataaaacataaacatctaatCTGACAGAATTAAAATCAAACTGGGTGTGTTTCTTATGAATTTAAGCACTCGGTAAATCGTACCGGTTTTATAACAGACAAATATGTATCACAAAATGtttattagtttgtttaaattaaaatatgtaatcCTAATGGATGGAAATTTTATATGcaattaaaatacataaatattattaactaggcctaaatatttttttatctccTTTTGAActtgaaacaacaaataatgTTAAGTCATCATCAGTGGCAAGTCAATCAGTGAAATTTTTGAAACAAAATACAGACACTAATATTTGAGGATAATTTATGACTTTTAACAATATGTTTGCAATTGTTTTGTAAATGTGTTCAGAATCTGTTCACCAGCACACATGTCTAGATGTCTAAATAAATGTGTCCCaccttttacatttttgttgtgTAGATTTATGCAATTTAAAGACACTTCTGTGAGATTTAAACCAACATGTAGAGACCTGCAGTCTGAatttctctctccagtacagcaggaggcgctgcagaaaagaaggaaagaaagaaagaaagagctcgcgtgtgatgtgtttgtgtatcctcagtgtttttctctcttggGTGTTTTAAACagagtcttgtctctgtgtatttcAGTGTTAATGATGATGAGAGATgagatgtgctgtaaatcagtaggaactgatctgtccatgctggatattgatgatttcatcacagaaatctctcagctgaagaaagaggtggcgttactggagacAAAGCTGAGGTTAAGAGGAGATGAAGGACTGAACAgagaggtttgtacagcttaTACCTGTGGGAGCTCCACTGAATGTCTGGATTCAGTGTGGACGAGCAGAGATCAGAGCCGCACACCACAACCACAGCTGGACTCTGAAGAGAAATCCAGACACACACAGGACTCCGAGCTCAGTCTGACTTTACTCTGTTATACTGAATCAAATCCCACAGACACTcaggacactacagtgtgtgatcaggatgaggaatctactgatcaaacctccacagagtctctggattctgtctgtaacgctggagaacagcagcagatcccGCAGACCAAACTCAAGATGTGTTCACTCAAACTCATGCACAGTGGAAACCAAACAGAGATTAAAACAGAACccacagaaataaaaactgaaccTACAGAAGATGAAGATCACACTGATGattatgattttatttcttcaggtatgttttcttatttgtttttaatttatgggttaaaatattttgaatatatatTCATGTCCATCATCCCAGCTAACAGAAGTTCTATGAACGCCTTGCTAAAAAAAATAGAAACCATCACATAAATTCTATTGGGTGTAATGGTGTTAATAGAAACCATTAAAAAGTGTCCAAGAttcttttgttatgttttaagaACATATCTTAGGTTGTGTAAATCTTAGACTAATGTTAAATTCTGTCATTCTGTCGTtaaattcattaatgtcatctttTTAATGTTCTCTTATTGTTTAAAACATCTGGGCCGTATTCATGAAAAATCGTAGGGCAAGTTTTTCAAACTTGTGCCGttgaactgttgtataaaagaaatattgctctcggagtcgtgtgatatagctctattatcacggctgtgattaggccacactcctaaatattgtttaaatattaatatatgaagagtttcgttgcaaaacaagataactccgttttttaatttttcagaaatcttgcatttcaattaatatcaattcaactgcagttggtttgttttgatttaaaccttcataacttaaagactacagctaagtagcaccatagaacaaaataataacatgataacataataataaacattttttgacaaaaatcttaaaaacggAGTTAACTCGTTTTGCAactaaactcttcatatgtatgtatttatacaattaaaatgtaaaatgtgcaCATAACACTGCTCAAAAAAGGCACTTTTGCGTTTAAACGTTGTTGGAATTTTGTTACATATTTACCTAATTTACTGCAACATAAGGGATTATATTCTGTGCATCTGTGCATCattggtaaaataattattacaaacgttttaaaattaatgtgtATTGTTTAGCAGCGATGCAACAGTCACTGGCATGATTGGCCAATTTAAATATTCAAGCACAAAAAGATGTGAAACAGATCACgactattaactctttcaccgccagcgtttttaaaaaaaagttgccagccagcgccagcgtttttcatgattttcaccaaagtttaatgccttccagaaaatgttattttttaaataaataaacatacaatataccaaatgaaagaacagaccctctgcttttaaacaaaaaaaaccgtttcatcctacctttagtggttcttttgcaatcagcttttgaatatgggtaggtttttgcaaaaacaccatattttgagcaaaaagcaaaaataattccatatttgtgacggacttttcatagagatcccattcagagcgatctttaaaacagacacggacatgatgcagcttgccatagggcaatacttccggttttaaaaagttgcggaagggcgccacctggtggataatagcggtattgcggaaagacggaaaatctcgtcattggcggggaaagagttaacatctTTAAGCTTCTGACAGCACGCCACTAGGCTACAAGCAAATGGAAAAGACAGCACAAATGCCAACTGAGCTTGTTTTCttttaacacaattatttaaaaatgccgtaattacagtattttacacctaaatgaatataaacagTTGAGAAATAAATTGAGTGTAACAACATATTGGATCCGTGCACTTGAAGTGAAAGTACACATGTGCTCTGTGTTTTGTGCAATGGgttttaaaattgcatttttagagctgatgctgtttttaattttaatcaaatCATAATGTCCATGTCTTCACTGAATAACCTTTGTAACTTTAGTAAggattaatcaaattttttgtgGACATATCagttacttaaaaatgttgcctttttaaaaacacgcataaacatttttctttcaaacatgtacatacatgttgctcACATAATATTGTATCCCAGT
Protein-coding sequences here:
- the LOC135741176 gene encoding uncharacterized protein, with protein sequence MDVICCKSEETDEGLQDDESTDQTSTESLDSVCNAGEQQQILQTNLKMCSVKLIDCRNLMMKIKTEPTEDDYVDNHNGDVKSEPYSEERWTAQTLSCITCGKTFSSQRHLERHERKHTEQKLFTRSEISFTTIQEKKLHSEEHTDRKKKKKKKQFQCEQCGKICVSSSNLNIHMRTHSGEKPFNCTQCGKCFSTNGYLVVHRRIHTGEKPYKCPQCEKRFRQQGDLKRHMRLHTKERPYQCSQCDKKFRDSGSLKLHKNIHSEEKHYQCSHCDKRFSLQYSLIAHESSHTREKLYICTICGKSFKQHANLVSHQRTHTGERPYKCSQCEKTFARSNVLKTHQRVHTGEKPYHCNVCGKSFRQRDNLVRHQQIHTGERPYKCSQCGKTFAQSNNLKAHERIHSEEKPYVCSQCGKSFFDPSHLRIHLRVHTGEKPYNCNVCGKSFNQHANLVSHQRTHTGERPYKCSHCEKTFVRSYSLKIHERIHTGEKPYVCSQCGKRFTDSHSIKVHLRVHTGEKPYFCNVCEKSFSQQSNFLMHQRTHTGERLHKCSQCEKTFARSDALKTHQRVHTGEKSYQRQKELACPQCFSLLSVLNRVLSLCISVLMMRDVMCCKSVGTDLSMLDIDDFITEISQLKKEVALLETKLRLRGDEGLNREVCTAYTCGSSSECLDSVWTSRDQSRTPQPQLDSEEKFRHTQDSELSLTLLCYTESNPTDTQDTTVCDSKQDDESTDHQTSTESLDSVCNAGEQQQILQTKLNMCSVKLLDCRNLMMKMRKENTAEEDHAEEEDDCDDDDDFIPSDVMSEPCSDEEITSSTSKERRTAQTLSCITCGKTLSSQRHLERHERKHTEQKLFTCKRCKISFTTLQEKKLHSEEHKEKKPFYCQQCGKNFFTTTSNINAHIKRHSDKKSFHCRECDKYFSTKGNLVLHKRIHTGEKPYKCPQCQKRFRIESGWKKHMRLHTNERPYQCSECGKTFKHPCSLVSHQKTHTEEKLYQCSHCDKRFSHKPHMKVHERSHTGEKPYVCSHCGKRFSDPSHFRVHKRIHTGEKPYHCNVCGKSFNRHHILLSHQRTHTGERLYKCSQCEKTFARPDALRTHQRVHTGEKPYVCSICGERFTYLGGFYTHKKKHTEEQTTLESH